The region TGGGTTCACCACTAGCCAGCGGACCGGCCCTTGCGCAATCTCGTTGGCGAGCGCGGCATTGGCGGTCCACATCGTCCAGTCGCGCCCGGCATAGTCGGGCACGAAGCGGTCGCGCACCAGCCACAGGTTGCGATCGAGCCTGCGGGCGATGCCATAGCGCGCCTCGAAACCTTGTGTGACCTTGAGCATGGTCGGCTTGCCACTATGCGTTTCGACCTGGTTGAGGAAGGTCATCAGCTCGCTCTCGACCTTGGCGTCGGAGACCGGCGTGTCGCAATCCTCGGCGAGGGCCGAAAGCTCGACCGCAGGCGGCAGGATATCGTCTTCGCGCGGGACGGTGGTGACGAAATTGGCGGCCTGGTCCTGCGCCGTCTGGCACGGATCGTAGGCATGGACCGCGCCGACCTTCATGCCCGCCGCGCGTGCCGCCTCGAAATTGGCGACGAAGCGCGGATCGCGGGCATGCGCCCCCGAACTGGCGTCGATATAAGCAAAGTCCACTCCGGTCGCTCGCGCAGACGGCCAGTTCACCGCGCCGTCCGCGGCGCCGACCTCGATACCCTGCACCGGATAGAGATCGCGTCCGGGCAACCAGTGGTGATCGTGCCACCAGGCCCAGCTTGCGCCCGATGCTCCGATCACGACGAGCAGCAGCAGAAGAAGTGCGAACCAGCGCCGCCGCTTGCGCCGCTGCGCCTTCGCGCTCTTGCCCTTTGTCCCCTGCCCGGGGCCTAGCGCCTGGTGTTTCATCGCGTGACTGCCGGCCCCTAATTGTCGTTGTCTTGGAAGATGCGGCCGCGTCAGCCGCGGATGTGAAGCACGCAGATCAGCGTGAACAGCCGCCGCGCGGTGGGATGATCGGTCTCGACCTTGCCGTCGAGGCGGTCGATGAGCAGTTCGGCGGCATCGTTGTGGATGCTGCGCCGCGCCATGTCGATCGTCTCGATCTCCTGCGCGGTCGCCTTGCGAATCGCCTGATAGTAGCTTTCGCATATCGCGAAGTATTCGCGGATCGGCCGACGGAACCGCGCCAGCCCCAGAACCAGCGTCTCGAGCGCCACGCCCTTTTCATCCGCGATCTCGAGCGACAGACGCCCGTCGCGCACCGCAAGGTGCAGATTATAGGGGCCTTCGTGCCCGCTCTCGAAGGCGCGCACAGGCTTGAACAGGTTGTCCTCGATCAGGTCGAAGATCGCGATCCGGCGCTCCTGTTCGATATCGGCATTGCGCCACAGGATGGTCGCCTCGTCGAGGGAGATATGAGTGATCCGCGGGTCGGCCATGATGCTCTTGGCCTTTACGCGCTTGCAGTATCTCCGGGCAACCCCGTGCTTTCGGGCCATTCCTTGACGCCCTTCCACAAGCTGGGGATAAAAATGGCCTGCGCGCGCCCTTGCTGGCGATGCGCACAAGGGTCAAAGGTCCAAGGCTTATGGCACAGCAGGAAGCTCTCAGACTCGCCTCTTCGGAGGGCGAAGAAACCACCGGTGCGCGCGCACTGCCCTCGAACGTCGAGGCCGAAGCCGCGTTCCTTGGCGCAGTGCTGATCGACAACCGCGTGATCGAGGAGCTGCCGACCCAGCTTTCACCGCAGCACTTCTTCGAGCCGGTTCACGCGCGCATCTACGAGCGCATCGTCACCCTGCTCGACCGCAAGGCGGTAGTCACCCCGGTCACGCTGCGTCCCTATTTCGAGGCCGACGAACAGCTCAAGGCACTGGGCGGCGTGTCCTACCTCGCGCGCCTCACCGCCGACGGACAGGGCCTGCTCGCCCCGCGCGAACTGGCAGCACAGATCTACGACCTGGCGCTGCTGCGCGAACTGATCTCGGTCGGGCGAGGCCTCGTCGAGGGGGCGATGGACACCTCGGAATCGGTCGAGCCGCAAGAGCAGATTGAGCAGGCCGAAGCCGCGCTCTACAAGGTGGCCGAAGGTGCAGCTTCCGCCAACGAGGCCAAGAGCTTCGCACAGGCGACGCACACCGCGATCTTCAACATCGAGAAGGCGTTCAACTCGGGCGGCAACATCTCGGGCAAGACCACCGGCCTCGACTCGGTGAACTCGAAGATCGGCGGCCTGCACGATTCCGACCTCATCATCCTTGCCGGACGCCCCGGCATGGGCAAGACCTCGCTCGTCACCAACATCGCCTTCAACACCTCGCAGCGCTACGTCGACGACATGGCGCTGGGCATCGAGCACCGTAAGTCGGTAGGCGCGCCCACGGCCTTCTTCAGTCTCGAAATGAGCGCCGACCAGCTTGCCACGCGTATCCTCGCCGAGCAGTCGGGCATCAGTTCCGAAGCGCTGCGCATGGGCAAGATCAGCCGCGACGACTTCCAGCAGCTCTCCTTCGCGAGCCAGCGCCTCGCCGAGCTGCCGCTGTTCATCGACGACACCCCGGGCCTCTCGATCGCCGCGCTGCGCACCCGCGCACGTCGCCTCAAGCGCCGCCACAACATCGGCCTGATCATCATCGACTACCTGCAGCTGCTTTCAGGCTCGGGCCGTGCCAACGACAACCGCGTGAACGAAATTTCCGAGATTTCGCGTGGCTTGAAGACGCTCGCCAAGGAACTGGAAGTGCCGGT is a window of Novosphingobium aureum DNA encoding:
- a CDS encoding glycoside hydrolase family 25 protein, which gives rise to MKHQALGPGQGTKGKSAKAQRRKRRRWFALLLLLLVVIGASGASWAWWHDHHWLPGRDLYPVQGIEVGAADGAVNWPSARATGVDFAYIDASSGAHARDPRFVANFEAARAAGMKVGAVHAYDPCQTAQDQAANFVTTVPREDDILPPAVELSALAEDCDTPVSDAKVESELMTFLNQVETHSGKPTMLKVTQGFEARYGIARRLDRNLWLVRDRFVPDYAGRDWTMWTANAALANEIAQGPVRWLVVNP
- a CDS encoding replicative DNA helicase yields the protein MAQQEALRLASSEGEETTGARALPSNVEAEAAFLGAVLIDNRVIEELPTQLSPQHFFEPVHARIYERIVTLLDRKAVVTPVTLRPYFEADEQLKALGGVSYLARLTADGQGLLAPRELAAQIYDLALLRELISVGRGLVEGAMDTSESVEPQEQIEQAEAALYKVAEGAASANEAKSFAQATHTAIFNIEKAFNSGGNISGKTTGLDSVNSKIGGLHDSDLIILAGRPGMGKTSLVTNIAFNTSQRYVDDMALGIEHRKSVGAPTAFFSLEMSADQLATRILAEQSGISSEALRMGKISRDDFQQLSFASQRLAELPLFIDDTPGLSIAALRTRARRLKRRHNIGLIIIDYLQLLSGSGRANDNRVNEISEISRGLKTLAKELEVPVIALSQLSRAVESREDKKPMLSDLRESGSIEQDADMVWFVFREDYYVNATEPKFPAEGDPPDVVDKWEAWRQRMEQVTGLAELIVAKQRHGSTGRVRLKFEARITKFSDLDADDPRGGFVSD
- a CDS encoding UPF0262 family protein, producing the protein MADPRITHISLDEATILWRNADIEQERRIAIFDLIEDNLFKPVRAFESGHEGPYNLHLAVRDGRLSLEIADEKGVALETLVLGLARFRRPIREYFAICESYYQAIRKATAQEIETIDMARRSIHNDAAELLIDRLDGKVETDHPTARRLFTLICVLHIRG